The Sagittula sp. P11 genome window below encodes:
- a CDS encoding iron-sulfur cluster assembly scaffold protein: MTAETDLIKLYSGRILELAADIPHLGRLDAPGATVKKRSPLCGSTVTVDLTMEDGRVADFAQDVKACALGQAAASVVGGAIIGRTAEEIDTARDALREMLKQDGPTPPAPFDGLEVLRPAAAYKNRHASIMLTLDAASEAAHQAEAARTA; this comes from the coding sequence ATGACTGCGGAAACCGATCTGATCAAACTGTACTCCGGACGCATCCTCGAACTGGCGGCCGACATCCCTCATCTGGGACGTCTCGACGCGCCGGGGGCGACGGTGAAGAAGCGCTCTCCGCTCTGCGGATCGACTGTGACCGTCGATCTGACGATGGAGGACGGGCGCGTCGCGGATTTCGCGCAGGATGTGAAGGCCTGTGCGCTCGGTCAGGCCGCAGCCTCTGTCGTCGGCGGCGCCATCATCGGGCGCACCGCCGAAGAGATCGACACGGCGCGCGATGCCCTGCGCGAGATGCTGAAACAGGACGGCCCGACGCCGCCCGCGCCCTTCGACGGGCTCGAGGTGCTGCGCCCCGCCGCCGCCTACAAGAACCGCCATGCCTCGATCATGCTGACGCTCGACGCGGCTAGCGAGGCCGCCCATCAGGCCGAAGCCGCGCGCACCGCGTGA
- the hisI gene encoding phosphoribosyl-AMP cyclohydrolase, whose product MSFDPATLVYDANGLIPCIAQQEDTGEVLMMAWMNADAVARTLETGRVTYWSRSRQAFWVKGETSGHTQALVDLRVDCDRDCLLAVVRQEGPACHTNRRSCFFTSVTGEAETELMAPMI is encoded by the coding sequence ATGTCCTTCGATCCTGCGACCTTGGTCTATGACGCAAACGGCCTGATCCCCTGCATCGCCCAGCAGGAGGACACCGGCGAGGTGCTGATGATGGCGTGGATGAACGCCGACGCCGTCGCCCGCACGCTGGAGACCGGGCGTGTCACCTATTGGTCGCGCTCGCGCCAGGCCTTCTGGGTGAAGGGCGAGACTTCCGGACACACGCAGGCGCTGGTCGATCTGCGGGTGGATTGCGACCGGGACTGCCTGCTTGCGGTGGTCCGGCAAGAGGGGCCCGCCTGCCACACGAACCGCCGCTCGTGCTTCTTCACCTCCGTCACGGGCGAGGCGGAGACGGAGCTGATGGCACCGATGATCTAG
- the gluQRS gene encoding tRNA glutamyl-Q(34) synthetase GluQRS: MKFRTRFAPSPTGPLHLGHAYSALVAHDKARAEDGTFLLRIEDIDTTRSRPEWEDQIYADLTWLGITWDEPPMRQTDRLPTYMTALKALWDNGVLYPCTCTRRDIAEAASAPQEGAEPKIGPDGPVYPGTCRPSAPPTGPMPEGVALRLDMARALAGRPVFGYLETGVNPGPKHVSAEHMISNVGDIVLSRKDFPGSYHLSVVLDDAAQDITHVVRGQDLADATQIHLLLQSLMDLPTPVYHHHRLIRDEAGKRLAKRDDARAIATYRDDGKTPEDIRALVGL, translated from the coding sequence GTGAAATTCAGAACGCGCTTTGCACCCAGCCCGACCGGCCCCCTTCACCTCGGGCACGCATATTCCGCATTGGTCGCCCATGACAAAGCGCGGGCCGAAGATGGAACGTTCCTTCTGCGTATCGAGGACATCGACACCACCCGGTCCCGCCCCGAATGGGAAGACCAGATCTACGCCGATTTGACCTGGCTGGGGATCACGTGGGATGAACCACCCATGCGGCAGACCGACCGGCTGCCGACCTACATGACAGCGCTCAAGGCCCTGTGGGACAACGGGGTGCTCTATCCCTGCACGTGTACCCGCCGCGATATTGCCGAGGCAGCCAGCGCCCCGCAGGAAGGCGCGGAGCCGAAGATCGGGCCGGACGGCCCCGTCTATCCCGGAACCTGCCGCCCCTCCGCGCCCCCCACCGGCCCGATGCCCGAAGGCGTGGCGCTGCGGCTCGACATGGCGCGGGCGCTGGCGGGGCGCCCGGTGTTCGGCTACCTCGAAACCGGCGTGAACCCCGGGCCGAAACATGTCTCTGCCGAACACATGATCTCAAATGTGGGCGATATCGTACTGTCCCGAAAGGACTTTCCCGGATCGTATCACCTGTCTGTCGTGCTTGACGACGCTGCGCAGGACATCACCCACGTGGTCCGTGGCCAAGACCTTGCCGACGCGACACAGATCCACCTGCTGCTGCAGTCCCTGATGGACCTGCCGACGCCCGTCTACCATCACCACCGCCTGATCCGTGACGAGGCGGGCAAGCGGCTGGCCAAGCGCGACGATGCCCGTGCCATCGCCACCTACCGCGACGACGGAAAGACGCCGGAGGACATCCGCGCCCTCGTCGGGCTCTAG
- the trmFO gene encoding methylenetetrahydrofolate--tRNA-(uracil(54)-C(5))-methyltransferase (FADH(2)-oxidizing) TrmFO, whose amino-acid sequence MAKTDTLHIVGGGMAGSEAAWQAANMGVSVVLHEMRPHVKTFAHRTGNMGEMVCSNSFRSDDDEQNAVGLLHWEMRTAEGLIITTAHRHRLPAGGALAVDRDPFSEAITKALTDHPNIAISHEEVSELPSEGQWIFATGPLTSEKLGAAIQAETGADRLAFFDAIAPIVYAESIDMDVAWRQSRYDKGETEEEQKAYINCPMTKPQYEAFIDALLAADKTEFHDGETATYFDGCLPIEVMAERGRETLRHGPMKPVGLTNPHKPEEKAYAVVQLRRDNALGTLYNIVGFQTKMKYGAQASVFKMIPGLENASFARLGGIHRNTFLNSPTLLDAQMRLRSKPNIRFAGQVTGVEGYVESAAMGLLAGRMAAAEILGQPLPVVPQDTAHGALVHHITGGAEAKTFQPMNVNFGLFRPLDGLRGGRKGRRERYKGYTDRAKEEWSRWLATQKEPA is encoded by the coding sequence ATGGCAAAGACAGATACACTCCACATCGTTGGCGGCGGCATGGCCGGGTCGGAAGCGGCCTGGCAAGCGGCGAACATGGGCGTTTCCGTGGTCCTCCACGAGATGCGCCCGCACGTGAAGACCTTCGCGCATCGCACTGGCAACATGGGGGAAATGGTCTGTTCCAACTCCTTCCGCTCGGACGATGACGAACAGAACGCCGTGGGCCTCCTGCATTGGGAAATGCGCACCGCCGAAGGGCTGATCATCACAACCGCGCACCGGCACAGGCTGCCCGCGGGCGGTGCACTGGCCGTCGACCGCGACCCGTTTTCCGAAGCCATCACCAAGGCGCTGACCGACCACCCCAATATCGCGATCAGCCACGAGGAGGTGTCGGAGCTGCCGTCCGAGGGCCAATGGATCTTTGCCACCGGCCCGCTGACCTCGGAAAAGCTCGGCGCCGCGATTCAGGCAGAGACCGGCGCCGACCGGCTCGCCTTCTTCGACGCCATCGCCCCCATCGTCTATGCCGAGAGCATCGACATGGACGTGGCCTGGCGCCAGTCGCGCTACGACAAGGGCGAGACAGAGGAAGAGCAGAAGGCCTACATCAACTGCCCGATGACCAAGCCGCAGTACGAGGCCTTCATCGACGCGCTCCTCGCCGCCGACAAGACGGAGTTCCACGACGGCGAGACGGCCACTTACTTCGACGGCTGCCTGCCCATCGAGGTTATGGCCGAGCGCGGACGCGAAACCCTGCGCCACGGCCCGATGAAGCCCGTCGGCCTGACCAACCCGCACAAGCCCGAGGAAAAGGCATACGCGGTGGTTCAGCTTCGGCGCGACAACGCGCTCGGGACGCTCTACAACATCGTCGGCTTCCAGACGAAGATGAAGTACGGCGCGCAAGCCTCTGTTTTTAAAATGATCCCCGGGCTTGAAAATGCAAGCTTCGCCCGCCTTGGAGGGATCCACCGCAACACCTTCCTGAACTCGCCGACCCTGCTCGACGCGCAGATGCGCCTCCGGTCGAAGCCGAACATCCGCTTCGCCGGTCAGGTCACCGGGGTCGAGGGCTACGTGGAATCCGCCGCGATGGGACTTCTGGCCGGTCGCATGGCCGCCGCCGAGATCCTCGGCCAGCCGCTGCCCGTCGTCCCTCAGGACACCGCCCATGGCGCGCTGGTGCACCACATCACCGGCGGCGCAGAGGCCAAGACCTTCCAGCCGATGAACGTCAACTTTGGCCTGTTCCGCCCCCTCGACGGGCTGCGTGGAGGCCGCAAGGGCCGGCGGGAGCGCTACAAGGGCTACACCGACCGCGCCAAGGAAGAATGGAGCCGCTGGCTCGCCACTCAGAAGGAGCCCGCATGA
- a CDS encoding enoyl-CoA hydratase, producing the protein MPILERHDTGHIAHLRLNTPQNLNALSDEMLAALQDQIDALAEDRDTRVVILSGEGRAFCAGHDLKQMQAARQADDDGRAYFADLFRRCASVMTGLTRLPQPVIAQVHGIATAAGCQMVASCDMAVAARGTRFGVNGVNIGLFCSTPMVALSRNIPRKKAFEMLTTGRFMTTEEAEATGLINAAVSEAELADATRTLAETVASKLSAAVKIGKSAFYDQMSMPLDEAYTYTGEVMVENMLWRDTDEGISAFLEKRAPDWAK; encoded by the coding sequence ATGCCCATTCTGGAACGCCACGACACCGGCCACATCGCCCACCTGCGCCTGAACACGCCGCAGAACCTCAACGCCCTGTCGGACGAGATGCTGGCTGCCCTTCAGGACCAGATCGATGCACTGGCAGAGGACCGCGACACGCGCGTCGTGATCCTGTCTGGCGAAGGGCGGGCGTTCTGCGCGGGTCACGATCTCAAGCAGATGCAGGCGGCCCGGCAGGCCGATGACGACGGGCGCGCCTACTTCGCAGACCTGTTCCGGCGCTGCGCCTCCGTGATGACCGGGCTGACCCGCCTGCCCCAGCCCGTCATCGCACAGGTCCACGGGATAGCCACCGCCGCCGGATGCCAGATGGTCGCCTCCTGCGACATGGCGGTGGCCGCGCGCGGCACGCGCTTCGGCGTCAACGGCGTGAACATCGGGCTGTTCTGCTCCACCCCCATGGTCGCCCTCTCGCGCAACATCCCCCGCAAGAAGGCGTTCGAGATGTTGACCACAGGCCGCTTCATGACCACCGAAGAGGCCGAGGCCACCGGCCTCATCAACGCCGCTGTTTCCGAGGCAGAGCTGGCCGATGCGACACGGACGCTGGCGGAAACCGTCGCCTCGAAACTCTCCGCCGCGGTCAAGATCGGCAAATCCGCCTTCTACGACCAGATGAGCATGCCGCTGGACGAGGCGTATACCTATACCGGCGAGGTCATGGTGGAGAACATGCTGTGGCGCGACACCGACGAGGGGATCAGCGCCTTCCTCGAGAAGCGCGCGCCGGACTGGGCGAAGTAA
- a CDS encoding PaaI family thioesterase, which translates to MPVMTADEMTEFLDEVFPQVRGMFGIDELGDSRIVMRLVNDERHLRPGGTVSGPAMFSLADVAAYVAVLANVGRQALAVTTHCSIDFMRKPASGVDLLAEARVLKMGKVLAVIDVLLFSEGSDKPVAHASLTYSIPPRPAG; encoded by the coding sequence ATGCCTGTGATGACTGCGGACGAGATGACGGAATTTCTGGATGAGGTGTTTCCGCAGGTCAGGGGCATGTTCGGCATCGACGAGCTTGGCGACAGCCGGATCGTCATGCGCCTGGTGAACGACGAACGGCACCTGCGTCCCGGAGGAACGGTGTCCGGCCCCGCGATGTTCAGCCTTGCCGATGTGGCGGCCTATGTTGCGGTTCTGGCCAACGTGGGGCGGCAGGCGCTGGCGGTGACGACGCATTGCTCCATCGATTTCATGCGCAAGCCCGCGTCGGGCGTGGACCTGCTGGCCGAGGCGCGCGTGCTGAAGATGGGCAAGGTGCTGGCGGTGATCGACGTGCTCTTGTTCAGCGAGGGCAGCGACAAACCCGTGGCTCACGCCAGCCTCACATATTCGATTCCGCCGCGTCCCGCGGGTTGA
- the speE gene encoding polyamine aminopropyltransferase — MDETPRWMREQLHGDYAQAMRVDDVLYDSQTDHQRLRVIQNETFGRVLTLDDVVQVTEKDNFIYHEMLTHVPIFAHGAATRICIVGGGDGGMAREALRHKTVKHITMVEIDAGVVEFSKRYLPTISDGAFDDPRLDLVIADGSDFMKTTKGGYDVIIVDSTDPIGPGEALYSNNFYANARKALKDGGIIVTQNGVPFMQGDELTRTMRAFQALFADATCYLATVPSYAGGPMAFGWGTDSGARHTDVNTLQTRFCASGIRPQYYTAEVHKAAFALPGYIRKLFP, encoded by the coding sequence ATGGACGAAACACCGCGCTGGATGCGCGAACAGCTTCACGGCGATTACGCCCAGGCGATGCGGGTGGACGATGTTCTGTACGACAGCCAGACCGACCATCAGCGCCTGCGGGTGATCCAGAACGAGACCTTTGGCCGGGTTCTGACCCTCGACGACGTGGTTCAAGTCACCGAGAAGGACAACTTCATCTACCACGAGATGTTGACCCATGTGCCGATCTTCGCCCATGGCGCGGCGACCCGGATCTGCATCGTGGGTGGCGGCGACGGCGGCATGGCCCGAGAAGCACTGCGCCACAAGACGGTCAAGCACATCACTATGGTCGAGATCGACGCGGGCGTGGTGGAGTTCTCCAAACGCTACCTGCCGACGATCAGCGACGGCGCCTTCGACGATCCGCGGCTGGATCTGGTGATCGCCGACGGATCGGATTTCATGAAGACCACGAAGGGCGGGTATGACGTTATCATCGTGGATTCGACGGACCCGATCGGCCCCGGCGAAGCGCTCTATTCCAACAATTTCTATGCCAACGCCCGCAAGGCGCTGAAAGACGGCGGCATCATCGTCACGCAGAACGGCGTGCCCTTCATGCAGGGGGATGAGCTGACCCGGACGATGCGCGCCTTCCAGGCACTGTTTGCCGATGCCACCTGCTACCTCGCGACCGTACCCAGCTACGCGGGCGGTCCGATGGCCTTCGGCTGGGGCACCGACAGCGGCGCGCGCCACACCGACGTGAACACCCTTCAGACACGCTTTTGCGCCAGCGGCATCCGCCCGCAGTATTACACGGCCGAGGTCCACAAGGCGGCCTTCGCCCTGCCCGGCTATATCCGGAAGCTCTTCCCCTGA
- the speD gene encoding adenosylmethionine decarboxylase encodes MKDITLFQLGYGLETGAHEEDTTGTCPAPTARDVFDEQRDDHFIRRDGAVFAGTHLIIEVVNGTGLDDEARIQQAFRDCVDTCGATLLHIHTHKFSPQGVSGVAVLAESHISVHTWPEIGYGAFDVFMCGDAQPWLAVDVLAKAFDTADVRVRELKRGEGVVAEAGIAA; translated from the coding sequence ATGAAGGACATCACCCTCTTCCAACTGGGGTACGGTCTGGAGACTGGCGCCCACGAGGAAGACACCACCGGGACTTGTCCCGCACCCACCGCGCGCGACGTGTTCGACGAACAGCGCGACGACCATTTCATCCGCCGCGACGGCGCCGTCTTTGCCGGCACGCACCTCATCATCGAGGTTGTGAATGGCACGGGCCTCGACGACGAGGCGCGCATCCAGCAGGCATTCCGCGATTGCGTGGACACCTGCGGCGCGACGCTGCTGCACATCCACACGCACAAGTTCAGCCCGCAAGGCGTGAGCGGCGTGGCGGTGCTGGCGGAAAGCCACATCTCGGTCCACACTTGGCCGGAAATCGGCTATGGTGCCTTCGACGTCTTCATGTGCGGCGATGCGCAGCCATGGCTGGCCGTCGACGTGCTGGCAAAGGCGTTTGACACCGCTGACGTCCGCGTCCGTGAACTCAAACGCGGCGAAGGTGTCGTGGCAGAGGCCGGGATCGCCGCCTGA
- a CDS encoding DUF1127 domain-containing protein translates to MAQIVTREALTYLETSRPLPLVASIALRVAVASAKWAEKRRTRQALADLDAHMLKDVGIDALTARHEANRRFWQ, encoded by the coding sequence ATGGCACAGATCGTCACGCGTGAAGCACTGACCTACCTCGAGACGAGCCGCCCGCTCCCGCTGGTGGCAAGCATTGCGCTGCGTGTTGCGGTCGCCTCGGCGAAATGGGCTGAAAAGCGGCGCACGCGACAGGCGCTCGCCGACCTCGACGCCCATATGCTGAAGGACGTGGGAATCGACGCGCTGACCGCGCGGCACGAAGCCAACCGCAGGTTCTGGCAGTAA
- a CDS encoding PLP-dependent aminotransferase family protein produces the protein MDTISKLYESQQAGPKYRAVADALKQAIAQGDLGVGDRLPPVRELAWHLKITPGTVARAYTILTDDGLVVAEVGRGTYVADRKRPPTPGPLLSFDETTLDNINLYFSRPPDVGQVALISDGMRRLADTPRRSLMDYPSAEAYAPARRAVLRWLSDAVLGPADEDQVVLSHGGQSGVSLVLQSVLKRPSPVVLVEEVFYPGFRRAAQLARAEIVPVPMDAHGLIPAALDELCQKHEAQVLCTSAEVHNPTGLFTPPERRDEIAKVAARHGLNVLEDDCYRLGPSRAPTYRVLLPDLGWYVNSLSKTLAPSLRIGFVVAPAAQARRLRQTAEHGFFGLSEPLAMLVEDLLQREETYEVTTRAREEIARYVRAAVNILGRYDLTWNEQVPFLWLRLPQGWRAGSFAQAAEAQGVRIRAAEEFVTRDGRVPHAVRIGVNAQLSLKTFETAIARLRDMLDNPPERMTV, from the coding sequence ATGGATACAATTTCGAAACTCTATGAGTCGCAGCAGGCGGGGCCCAAGTATCGCGCCGTCGCGGACGCCCTGAAGCAGGCGATTGCGCAGGGCGACCTGGGAGTCGGCGACCGCTTGCCCCCGGTGCGCGAACTCGCCTGGCATCTGAAGATCACCCCCGGCACGGTCGCCCGCGCCTACACCATCCTGACCGACGACGGCCTGGTGGTGGCAGAGGTCGGGCGCGGCACCTACGTGGCCGACCGAAAGCGGCCGCCTACACCGGGGCCGCTGCTGAGTTTCGACGAGACGACGCTAGACAATATCAACCTGTACTTCTCGCGCCCGCCGGACGTGGGGCAGGTGGCCCTGATCAGCGACGGCATGCGGCGACTGGCCGACACGCCGCGCCGTTCACTGATGGACTACCCCTCCGCCGAGGCCTACGCGCCCGCCCGCAGGGCCGTGCTGCGCTGGCTGTCCGATGCGGTGCTGGGGCCGGCGGACGAAGACCAGGTCGTCCTGTCGCACGGCGGTCAGTCCGGCGTGTCACTGGTCTTGCAGTCCGTGCTGAAGAGGCCGTCGCCGGTCGTGCTGGTGGAGGAGGTCTTCTACCCCGGTTTCCGCCGCGCGGCGCAGCTGGCACGGGCGGAAATTGTGCCGGTGCCGATGGATGCGCACGGATTGATCCCCGCTGCGCTCGATGAATTGTGCCAGAAACATGAGGCGCAGGTGCTTTGTACCAGTGCCGAGGTGCACAATCCCACCGGATTGTTCACTCCGCCCGAGCGCAGGGACGAGATCGCGAAGGTCGCCGCCCGGCACGGGCTGAACGTGCTGGAGGACGACTGCTACCGTCTGGGACCGTCGCGGGCGCCAACCTACCGCGTGCTGCTGCCGGATCTCGGCTGGTACGTGAACTCCCTGTCGAAGACGCTGGCGCCCAGTCTCAGGATCGGTTTCGTGGTGGCCCCGGCGGCGCAGGCGCGCCGCTTGCGGCAGACGGCGGAACACGGCTTCTTCGGGCTGTCTGAACCGCTGGCCATGCTGGTGGAGGACCTGCTCCAGCGGGAGGAAACCTACGAGGTCACGACCCGCGCCCGGGAGGAGATTGCCCGTTACGTGCGTGCCGCGGTCAACATCCTCGGGCGATACGATCTGACTTGGAACGAACAGGTGCCGTTCCTCTGGCTGAGATTGCCGCAGGGCTGGCGCGCGGGATCCTTCGCGCAGGCGGCCGAGGCGCAGGGCGTGCGCATCCGCGCCGCAGAGGAGTTCGTGACCCGCGACGGACGGGTGCCCCACGCGGTGCGGATCGGTGTGAACGCGCAGCTGTCGCTGAAGACCTTTGAAACGGCAATCGCGCGGCTGCGGGACATGCTGGACAACCCGCCGGAACGGATGACGGTATGA
- a CDS encoding GNAT family N-acetyltransferase: MTWARELPARMLGATLDLRPLVEADREPLFQAASDPGIWAGHPTSNRHERAAFTTYFDHLLTSGGSVTVRRRDGGQVIGCSRFYEPPETPGGIAIGSTFLVREAWGGAVNRELKALMLGWAFERHDHVWLHIDPENLRSQRATAKLGARLVTTAELVMAGRRGHRQCWRLDRDDFVG; the protein is encoded by the coding sequence ATGACTTGGGCCAGGGAACTGCCGGCCCGCATGCTGGGTGCGACGCTTGACCTGCGCCCGCTGGTCGAGGCCGATCGCGAACCGTTGTTCCAGGCGGCCTCCGATCCGGGGATCTGGGCGGGTCATCCAACCAGCAACCGGCATGAGCGCGCGGCCTTCACCACATACTTCGACCATCTGCTGACCTCTGGCGGCTCCGTCACCGTACGCAGGCGCGACGGCGGGCAGGTCATCGGCTGTTCACGTTTCTACGAACCGCCGGAAACACCCGGAGGGATCGCCATCGGATCGACCTTCCTTGTTCGCGAGGCATGGGGTGGGGCGGTGAACCGCGAACTGAAGGCGCTGATGCTCGGATGGGCCTTTGAAAGGCACGACCACGTGTGGCTGCATATCGACCCGGAAAACCTGCGATCCCAGCGCGCGACGGCCAAACTGGGCGCGCGTCTTGTGACCACGGCAGAGCTTGTGATGGCGGGCAGGCGGGGTCATCGGCAATGCTGGCGGCTCGATCGGGACGATTTTGTGGGGTAA
- the rplM gene encoding 50S ribosomal protein L13 has protein sequence MKTFSATPADIDKKWIVIDAEGIVLGRLAAIVATRLRGKHKPSFTPHMDMGDNVIIVNADKVQLTGKKREENFYWHTGHPGGIKSRTKAQILEGAHPERVVLQAVKRMLPGNRLSRQLLTNLRIYAGAEHPHDAQNPEVLDVKTKNSKNTRV, from the coding sequence ATGAAAACCTTCTCTGCAACTCCGGCAGACATCGACAAGAAGTGGATCGTGATCGACGCCGAAGGCATCGTTCTCGGCCGCCTCGCTGCGATCGTCGCCACACGGCTGCGCGGCAAGCACAAGCCGTCCTTCACCCCCCACATGGACATGGGTGACAACGTCATCATCGTGAACGCCGACAAGGTCCAGCTGACCGGCAAGAAGCGCGAAGAGAACTTCTACTGGCACACCGGCCACCCGGGCGGCATCAAGTCCCGCACGAAGGCGCAGATCCTCGAGGGAGCACACCCCGAGCGCGTGGTGCTCCAGGCCGTCAAGCGCATGCTTCCGGGCAACCGCCTGTCGCGCCAGCTGCTGACCAACCTGCGCATCTACGCAGGCGCGGAGCACCCGCACGATGCCCAGAACCCCGAAGTTCTGGACGTCAAGACCAAGAACTCCAAGAACACCCGGGTGTAA
- the rpsI gene encoding 30S ribosomal protein S9 encodes MAEQINSLDDLAKAVTDDIGAVQGVEEAPREPVRDELGRSYATGKRKDAVARVWIKPGSGKVVVNGKDQDKYFARPVLQLILRQPFQVAGVEGEFDVMATVKGGGLTGQAGAVKHGISKALQLYNPELRSALKAAGFLTRDSRVVERKKFGKRKARRSFQFSKR; translated from the coding sequence ATGGCTGAACAGATCAACTCTCTTGATGACCTCGCCAAGGCCGTGACCGACGATATCGGTGCAGTCCAGGGCGTCGAAGAAGCCCCGCGTGAGCCGGTTCGCGACGAACTCGGCCGCTCCTATGCCACCGGCAAGCGGAAGGACGCCGTCGCACGCGTCTGGATCAAGCCGGGCTCCGGCAAGGTCGTGGTGAACGGCAAGGACCAGGACAAGTACTTTGCGCGTCCGGTTCTCCAGCTCATCCTGCGCCAGCCGTTCCAGGTTGCCGGCGTCGAAGGCGAATTCGACGTGATGGCGACCGTGAAGGGGGGCGGCCTGACCGGTCAGGCCGGTGCGGTCAAGCACGGCATCTCCAAGGCTCTGCAGCTTTACAACCCGGAACTGCGTTCCGCGCTGAAGGCCGCCGGCTTCCTGACCCGCGACAGCCGCGTCGTGGAACGGAAGAAGTTCGGCAAGCGCAAGGCGCGCCGCTCGTTCCAGTTCTCGAAGCGCTAA
- a CDS encoding glycosyltransferase family 2 protein: MLKVTLEDAGDLARIVHGTVDPSRLTMFSTMKNEMTFLPAWLAHHRSIGFEQFLIWDDASDDGSFDYLSGQDDVVIMRSDLGFGDAVLYRDPDGVEKADRAGTYFKIALPHLFFDGAYVGYVDADEFLLLPPGVTSIAEVVARLEREGAPSAVASVVEFFPASVSGLSGSVPQSLDGLLKAYPYFEAEQLVDLVPGGQPKLVGKAKTTRLFNTFSVEPKVVRSGWQRIWMSSKAKKAQRFQKSARHKTPLVRRDAQTRLTGSHYANLPPSPDVLLCVAHFVFTAQFAEKIARATEWGAHANGAAKYRYYAELLDKMAGVENAFLGENSVAYEGPEQLVAAGLMRW; the protein is encoded by the coding sequence ATGCTGAAGGTCACGCTAGAAGACGCCGGGGATCTCGCCCGCATCGTGCACGGAACGGTCGATCCGTCCCGGCTCACCATGTTTTCCACGATGAAGAACGAGATGACGTTCCTGCCCGCGTGGCTGGCGCATCATCGGTCCATCGGGTTCGAGCAATTCCTGATCTGGGATGATGCCTCCGACGACGGGTCGTTCGACTACCTGTCGGGGCAGGACGATGTGGTGATCATGCGGTCGGACCTGGGGTTCGGCGATGCCGTTCTGTACCGCGATCCGGACGGGGTAGAGAAGGCGGACCGCGCCGGCACCTATTTCAAGATCGCGCTGCCGCACCTGTTCTTCGACGGGGCCTATGTCGGCTATGTCGACGCGGACGAATTCCTGCTGTTGCCGCCGGGCGTGACCTCCATTGCAGAGGTCGTGGCGCGGCTCGAACGGGAAGGCGCACCGTCGGCCGTGGCATCGGTGGTTGAGTTCTTCCCGGCGTCCGTCTCCGGCCTGAGTGGGTCTGTTCCGCAAAGCCTCGACGGTCTGCTGAAAGCCTATCCGTATTTCGAGGCGGAGCAGTTGGTCGATCTGGTGCCAGGGGGGCAGCCAAAGCTGGTGGGAAAGGCCAAGACAACCCGTCTTTTCAACACTTTCTCTGTCGAGCCCAAAGTGGTTCGGAGCGGCTGGCAGAGGATCTGGATGTCGTCAAAGGCGAAAAAGGCACAACGGTTTCAGAAGTCGGCGCGGCACAAGACGCCCCTGGTGCGTCGCGACGCGCAGACCCGGCTGACCGGCTCGCATTACGCCAACCTGCCGCCGTCACCGGACGTTCTGTTGTGCGTCGCGCATTTCGTTTTCACCGCGCAATTCGCCGAAAAGATCGCCCGCGCGACCGAGTGGGGCGCACATGCGAACGGGGCCGCGAAGTACCGTTATTACGCGGAACTTCTGGACAAGATGGCCGGGGTGGAGAACGCGTTCCTGGGGGAGAATTCTGTCGCCTACGAGGGGCCGGAGCAGCTGGTCGCCGCGGGGCTCATGCGCTGGTGA